One stretch of Prionailurus viverrinus isolate Anna chromosome C1, UM_Priviv_1.0, whole genome shotgun sequence DNA includes these proteins:
- the MRPL44 gene encoding 39S ribosomal protein L44, mitochondrial, which translates to MASGLRRLLLRGPRCLLAPAAPTLVPPVRGVKKGFRAAFRFQKELERWRLLRCPPPPVRRSEKPNWDYHAEIEAFGHRLQETFSLDLLKTAFVNSCYIKSEEAKRQNLGIEKEAVLLNLKDNQELSEQGTSFSKTCLTQCLEDAYPDLPTEGIKSLVDFLTGEEVVCHVARNLAVEQLTLSAEFPVPPPVLQQTFFAVVGALLQSSGPERTALFIRDFLITQMTGKELFEIWKIINPMGLLVEELKKRNISAPESRLTRQSGSTTALPVFFVGLYCDRKLIAEGPGETVLAAEEEAARVALRKLYGFTENRRPWDYSTPGGNFRAEKLPGYPAKHVAA; encoded by the exons atgGCATCTGGCCTGCGGAGGCTGCTGTTGCGGGGGCCTCGCTGTCTCCTGGCCCCGGCCGCCCCCACTCTCGTCCCGCCTGTTCGGGGCGTGAAGAAGGGATTCCGCGCCGCCTTCCGCTTCCAGAAGGAGTTAGAGCGCTGGCGCCTGCTCCGGTGCCCGCCGCCGCCCGTGCGCCG TTCAGAGAAGCCCAACTGGGATTACCATGCTGAAATAGAAGCGTTTGGACATCGGTTACAGGAGACCTTTTCCTTAGATCTTCTCAAAACTGCATTTGTTAATAGCTGCTATATTAAAAGTGAGGAGGCCAAGCGCCAAAACCTTGGAATAGAGAAAGAAGCTGTTCTTCTGAATCTTAAAGATAATCAAGAACTCTCTGAACAAGGGACATCTTTTTCAAAAACTTGCCTCACACAATGTCTCGAGGATGCATACCCAGACTTGCCCACCGAAGGCATTAAGAGTCTCGTTGACTTTCTCACTGGTGAGGAAGTGGTATGTCATGTGGCCAGAAACTTGGCCGTGGAGCAGTTAACACTGAGTGCAGAATTTCCAGTTCCCCCGCCTGTTTTACAGCAGACTTTCTTCGCAGTAGTTGGAGCCTTGCTGCAGAGCAGTGGCCCTGAGAGGACTGCTCTTTTCATCAGG GACTTCTTAATTACTCAGATGACTGGAAAAGAACTCTTTGAGATTTGGAAGATAATAAATCCCATGGGGCTACTGGTAGAAGAACTGAAGAAAAGGAATATTTCAGCTCCTGAATCTAGACTTACCAGGCAGTCTGGAAGCACCACAGCTTTGCCTGTGTTTTTTGTTGGCTTGTACTG TGATAGAAAGCTGATTGCGGAAGGACCTGGGGAGACCGTGCTGGCTGCGGAAGAAGAAGCTGCTCGCGTGGCACTCCGGAAGCTCTACGGGTTCACGGAGAATCGCCGGCCCTGGGACTATTCCACACCCGGAGGGAATTTCAGAGCAGAGAAGCTACCCGGCTACCCGGCCAAGCATGTGGCAGCCTGA